The genomic window CTTTTCCCAGAAATTGGATGTATGTTTCCCTTTCCATTGAATTTTAATTTCGTAGTCTCAATTGTGCCCTTTGGAATATTAATGTCAATTTTTTCATTGTTTATTAATATTGATTTCCTTCCTCCCATATAAGCGTCGTATAACGAAATTTTAATAGTTATTTCTTTGTCTTTAAGTATTCCCCTTGTAGATTCTCCAAAGATATTAGAGAATAAATCAAAGTTTTCAAAATGATGAAATCCAGTATTTTTAAATCCTTTACTAAATGACTCTGTGTTGAAATTATTATTAAAATCCGCACTTCCAAAATTATCATAATTGGCTTTTTTCTGAGGAGATGAGAGAATTTCATAAGCTTCATTTATTTCTTTAAATTTTTCTTCAGCAAATTTATTGCCTTTGTTTTTGTCAGGGTGGTATTTTATAGCTAATTTTTTGTAGGCTTTTTTGATTTCTTCTATTGTAGCATTTTTGTGTATTCCAAGTATGTTGTAATAATCTTTAGACATTCAAACCTCTTGTTTTTATTTTCCATTTTATATTGAAGATATTTAAGTTCATTATAATTGATGCTACCATTATATATATTATAATTAAACTTAAATTTTTTAAAGGCCGTTTATATAGTAGTGAATTTTTTGTGTTTAACGGATTTAAGTATTTATATTGATCTTACCAGATGTTTTAGTTATGTTTTCTTTAATAAGATATTGCATGAGTTGTCTTGTTGCTTAGAGGTTTTGGGCTTCCCAAAAATTAAGACTCTTTATATTAAATATGAAACCTTGGGATTTGGTAATGATGCTAATTTAGAATCATTTTTAACTTCTCTTTCTAAAAATTTTGATTTTGTTACATTAGATGAATTTACCTTTGAATTGCATCCTGGAGAGATTACACCTTCGCTTTTAACAATTTTAAATGATTTTTCTGTTAGTAGAATTAGTCTTGATGTAAAGAGTTTTTCTTCAAAATTTTTAAGGATTTTGGGTGCTTCTTGGATATCTGTAGGTAGAGTAAATATCGCAGTTGATAATATTCATAAGTTTGATTTTGATTTGAATATTGATTTAAGTATTAATATTCCTTATCAAGAAAAAATGCATCTTAAGAGTGATTTAGTAAAGGTAATTGCATGTGCTCCTGAACATATTTGTCTTTCAGAAGTTTTAGTTGATGAAGAAAATTGTAATATTGAGCTTTTTAAAGAGGTTTCTTGTAATTATGATGAGGCTAAGGCTGAATATTTTTGGTTTTATGCTCTTGATTTTTTGGAATCTAGTGGTTATATAAATTATGAGATTTCAAATTTTGCCTTAAAGGGGCATGAGAGTAAACATAATGCAAGGTATTGGGCTCTTAAACCATATTTGGGTCTTGGAATAAATTCTGTTAGTTTGCTTGTTGCGCATAAAGGTGATGGTCTTGAGGCTGTAATTAGGAGGGATGATAATTTTTTAGGGAGTCCCAGAGCTTCGGCAACTTTTGAGAGTTTAAGTGATTTAGATTTTTTTATTTGTCATTTTATTACAAATCTTGGCACTAAGAATGGTCTTGATGTCTCTATTTTAAAGCGTAGGTTTATATATAATCAGGAAAATTTTTATAAGCTTATTGATTATCTTTTGAGTTTAAGTAAATCAGTTGTTTTTAGCAATGATATTCTTTATTTAGATGGGCATGAAAGATTTAAATTGGATTTTTATCTTCGGTTGATTAGAGAATATTTAATTAATAATTCTTTTAAAGTGAATTTTAAATTTCTTTAATCTGTCCATTTTGATAGTATATAACTTTAGTATTTTGATGGTTGAAAATACCAATCTCAAGTATTCCTGGAAGTAATTTAAAGTATTTTTCAGCCCCTTTAGGATTTTCAATATTCATTTTTACATCTAAGATGTAGTTATTATTATCAGTTATGATTGGGCCTGCTTTGAATTTACAAGTCCTTAGAACAGGGTTAAAGTTCATTTTTTCTAGGTTCGCCGTAATAAATGGAAGAGCATCTGGGACAATTTCAATTGGTACAGACACTTTTTCTCCTAAAGTTTGTACAATTTTTGTTTCATCTGCAATAATCAATAGTTGATGAGAATTGTATGCTATTATCTTTTCCATTAAATGAGCTGCTCCACCACCCTTTATTAGGGCTTTTTTTTCTAATAAAATTTCATCAGCCCCATCAATTGTGATGTCTATATTTTTGCTAAATTTTGTGAATTTGGATTCATATGTAATATTTTCTTTTGCAAGTAAATATTTTGTATCACTACTTGTTGGATAAAGTTTCAAATTTTTTAAGTCTCCAGATTTTATTTTGTCGCTTAAATATTTAATTGCATAAAAAACGGTTGTTCCTGTTCCAATGCCAAGATGCATGTTGCTTTTTATATAATGATCAATTGCGTATTGTGAGACTAACTTTTTTTGTTCTTCCATTATGAATCATCCTTAAATGTAGATTTATTTATAGGGTTTTAAGATAGATTATATCATTAAAATGAGATAGGCGATAGTATAGGTTTTTAGTAAAATGTCTAATAATTTATTGTATTTATGGTTACTTGGGGGGGATTCTTGAGTATTAACATTAATTAGATTTTGTGTTAATTTAATTGATAAAATGTTATTAAAGTAATAAAAAACATTTCTTAGGAGATTTTATGTATAAATTAGTTTTAGTGAGGCATGGTGAGAGTGAATGGAATAGAGAAAATCTTTTTACAGGCTGGACTGATGTTAAGCTTTCTGAAAAGGGTATTTCTGAAGCTTTAGAGGGTGGTAGAGTTCTTAAACAAAATGGATATTCTTTTGATATTGCTTTTAGTTCAATGTTAGTCAGAGCTAATGATACTTTAAATATTATTTTGCGTGAGTTGGGACAATCTTATATTGATGTAGAGAAATCCTGGCGACTCAATGAGAGGCATTATGGAGCTTTGCAAGGGTTAAATAAGGCTGAGACAGCTGAGAAGTATGGAGAAGATCAGGTTTTAATGTGGAGACGTAGTTATGATATTCCTCCTATGCCTTTAGAAGAGTCTGATAAGCGTCATCCAATTCATGACTTAAGATATAAAGGAATTCCTAAAAGTGAGCTTCCCTCAACA from Borrelia hermsii DAH includes these protein-coding regions:
- the gpmA gene encoding 2,3-diphosphoglycerate-dependent phosphoglycerate mutase; translation: MYKLVLVRHGESEWNRENLFTGWTDVKLSEKGISEALEGGRVLKQNGYSFDIAFSSMLVRANDTLNIILRELGQSYIDVEKSWRLNERHYGALQGLNKAETAEKYGEDQVLMWRRSYDIPPMPLEESDKRHPIHDLRYKGIPKSELPSTECLKDTVARVIPYWTDKIAKAIIEGKRVIIAAHGNSLRALVKYLDNMSDDDILKLNIPTGIPLVYELDQDLRPIKHYYLGDEDKIKAAMESVANQGKKK
- the rpiA gene encoding ribose 5-phosphate isomerase A, with product MEEQKKLVSQYAIDHYIKSNMHLGIGTGTTVFYAIKYLSDKIKSGDLKNLKLYPTSSDTKYLLAKENITYESKFTKFSKNIDITIDGADEILLEKKALIKGGGAAHLMEKIIAYNSHQLLIIADETKIVQTLGEKVSVPIEIVPDALPFITANLEKMNFNPVLRTCKFKAGPIITDNNNYILDVKMNIENPKGAEKYFKLLPGILEIGIFNHQNTKVIYYQNGQIKEI
- the psgB gene encoding HemN-related non-iron pseudo-SAM protein PsgB, which encodes MNFLCLTDLSIYIDLTRCFSYVFFNKILHELSCCLEVLGFPKIKTLYIKYETLGFGNDANLESFLTSLSKNFDFVTLDEFTFELHPGEITPSLLTILNDFSVSRISLDVKSFSSKFLRILGASWISVGRVNIAVDNIHKFDFDLNIDLSINIPYQEKMHLKSDLVKVIACAPEHICLSEVLVDEENCNIELFKEVSCNYDEAKAEYFWFYALDFLESSGYINYEISNFALKGHESKHNARYWALKPYLGLGINSVSLLVAHKGDGLEAVIRRDDNFLGSPRASATFESLSDLDFFICHFITNLGTKNGLDVSILKRRFIYNQENFYKLIDYLLSLSKSVVFSNDILYLDGHERFKLDFYLRLIREYLINNSFKVNFKFL
- a CDS encoding DnaJ domain-containing protein, with product MSKDYYNILGIHKNATIEEIKKAYKKLAIKYHPDKNKGNKFAEEKFKEINEAYEILSSPQKKANYDNFGSADFNNNFNTESFSKGFKNTGFHHFENFDLFSNIFGESTRGILKDKEITIKISLYDAYMGGRKSILINNEKIDINIPKGTIETTKLKFNGKGNIHPISGKRSNLIIKFEISSYKNFNLKERNLETKITVYPWEIALGSEKIFETIEGKKIKIKIPKDTKNGEILKLKGLGMPALGNTIKGDLKATLIIDVPKIINDEVKKIYERLKEIYN